The following are from one region of the Takifugu rubripes chromosome 12, fTakRub1.2, whole genome shotgun sequence genome:
- the sytl1 gene encoding synaptotagmin-like protein 1 isoform X2 gives MSGAWFMEERNKRHHTWSSSALVHATIRHKRTKSRVTGLPLIELFNSEGEKVSRGGCSSPEAERRLKDTKEGSQVGLKASPILRTKSPTAQGLQHKHSSASSSKGSDCRSNGYSDDLEEDMDAHKWDSDSMSSNLTEPDPSLLRTSSIGSLHSSTSLGGSMMSLFSSGDFGTVEVRGRIQFSLGYDIRREELIVKVCCCEDIAPARKSHSYPYVKTYLLPDKSTQSKRKTTVKKKTLNPVYDETFRYQVPMGDLQSRTLNLSVWHAEAMRRNVFLGEVEVSLGLWDWTNTQSVWQALQPRVNLNPESITNRGTLTLSIKFIPDGSEGGGLPLTGELHIWLREAHGLLSYKEGSMDSFVKSYILPDASHESGQKTRLVKHSISPTYNHTMVYDGFHTSDLREACAELTVWQRDGMKTHILGGVRLSSGTGQSYGESVSWMDSTEEEVAVWASMIKNPNCWIDTTLPVRSNLARR, from the exons ATGTCGGGGGCGTGGTTTATGGAAGAGCGCAACAAACGCCATCACACCTGGTCGAGCAGCGCCCTCGTGCATGCCACCATACGCCACAAGCGAACAAAGAGTAGAG TAACCGGCTTACCCCTGATCGAGCTGTTCAacagtgagggagagaaagtcTCGCGCGGTGGCTGCTCCTCTCccgaggcagagaggaggctgaaggacACTAAGGAGGG GAGCCAGGTGGGCTTGAAAGCTTCACCCATACTCAGAACAAAAAGCCCCACTGCCCAG GGTCTCCAACATAAACATAGTTCCGCCTCATCATCAAAAG GATCTGACTGCAGAAGTAATGGCTACTCAGATGACCTTgag GAGGACATGGACGCTCACAAATGGGACAGCGACTCTATGAGCAGCAACCTGACAGAGCCAGATCCATCTTTGTTGAGAACAAGCTCCATCGGCAGCCTGCATTCAAGCACCtcg CTTGGTGGAAGCATGATGAGCCTGTTCAGCTCGGGGGATTTTGGCACCGTGGAGGTGAGAGGCCGCATCCAGTTCTCATTGGGTTACGACATCAGGAGGGAGGAGCTGATCGTCAAAGTGTGCTGCTGCGAGGATATCGCTCCGGCACGCAAGAGCCATTCATATCC ATACGTGAAAACTTACCTCCTGCCAGACAAGTCAACGCAGAGTAAGAGGAAAACgacagtgaagaagaagacTCTAAACCCAGTCTATGATGAGACGTTCAGA taTCAGGTCCCAATGGGAGACCTGCAGAGCCGCACATTAAACCTGTCTGTATGGCATGCTGAGGCCATGCGGAGGAATGTGTTTCTGGGTGAagtggaggtctctctgggccTCTGGGACTGGACCAACACTCAGTCGGTGTGGCAGGCCCTGCAACCAAGG GTCAATTTGAATCCAGAGTCCATAACCAATCGCGGAACCCTCACGCTCTCTATTAAATTCATCCCGGACGGATCTGAAG gtgGCGGTCTGCCTCTAACGGGAGAGCTTCACATCTGGCTTCGAGAGGCACACGGTCTCTTGTCCTACAAAGAAGGCTCCATGGACTCTTTTGTCAAAAG CTACATCCTCCCAGATGCTAGTCACGAGAGTGGTCAAAAGACGCGGCTGGTCAAGCACTCCATCAGCCCGACCTACAACCACACCATGGTGTACGATGGCTTCCACACCAGTGACCTGAGGGAGGCCTGCGCCGAGCTGACGGTCTGGCAGAGAGACGGGATGAAAACCCACATCCTGGGAGGGGTTCGTCTGAGCAGTGGAACTG GTCAGAGTTATGGAGAGAGTGTCAGCTGGATGGactccacagaggaggaggtcgCTGTGTGGGCCTCCATGATCAAAAATCCCAACTGCTGGATTGACACAACCCTACCAGTCAGAAGCAACCTCGCACGCCGGTGA
- the clxn gene encoding calaxin isoform X2, whose product MSEISAVNRKAIQTQVELISKHADHFNKTEIWCLIREFNVLLEEQTSRGKAATGLDRAKFRSILHNFGVTSDVLMHGVFRTFDKDNDGFVSVKEWIEGLSVFLRGTLDEQIKYCFQVYDLNGDGYISAEEMLYLLKDCLKEQPTEEDPDEGIRDLVEITLTNMDHDHDGRISFADFKKSVMGENLLLNAFGVCLPDTMNIKVFEQHVFREQQ is encoded by the exons ATGTCGGAAATTTCAGCTGTAAACAGAAAAGCGATTCAAACACAGGTTGAATTAATCTCCAAACACGCGGATCACT TCAATAAGACGGAAATTTGGTGCCTCATTCGGGAGTTCAACGTTCTtctggaggagcagaccagccgtGGAAAAGCAGCTACGGGCTTGGATAGAGCAAAGTTCCGCAGCATTCTGCACAACTTCGGGGTGACCAGCGACGTGTTAATGCACGGAG TCTTCCGGACCTTTGACAAAGACAACGATGGTTTCGTCAGCGTTAAAGAATGGATCGAAggtctttctgtttttcttcgaGGGACACTGGATGAACAGATAAAAT ACTGTTTTCAAGTGTACGATTTGAATGGCGATGGCTACATCTCAGCAGAGGAGATGCTCTACCTTCTAAAAGACTGCCTCAAGGAGCAGCCCACAGAGGAGGACCCTGATGAAGGAATCAGGGACCTGGTGGAGATCACACTCACCAACATG GATCACGACCATGATGGCAGAATATCTTTTGCCGACTTTAAAAAGTCAGTGATGGGGGAGAATCTGCTACTGAATGCTTTTGGAGTCTGCCTACCAGACACCATG AACATCAAGGTATTTGAACAGCACGTGTTCCGGGAACAACAGTGA
- the clxn gene encoding calaxin isoform X1, protein MSEISAVNRKAIQTQVELISKHADHFNKTEIWCLIREFNVLLEEQTSRGKAATGLDRAKFRSILHNFGVTSDVLMHGVFRTFDKDNDGFVSVKEWIEGLSVFLRGTLDEQIKYCFQVYDLNGDGYISAEEMLYLLKDCLKEQPTEEDPDEGIRDLVEITLTNMDHDHDGRISFADFKKSVMGENLLLNAFGVCLPDTMVITKQQLLNTTISENRSM, encoded by the exons ATGTCGGAAATTTCAGCTGTAAACAGAAAAGCGATTCAAACACAGGTTGAATTAATCTCCAAACACGCGGATCACT TCAATAAGACGGAAATTTGGTGCCTCATTCGGGAGTTCAACGTTCTtctggaggagcagaccagccgtGGAAAAGCAGCTACGGGCTTGGATAGAGCAAAGTTCCGCAGCATTCTGCACAACTTCGGGGTGACCAGCGACGTGTTAATGCACGGAG TCTTCCGGACCTTTGACAAAGACAACGATGGTTTCGTCAGCGTTAAAGAATGGATCGAAggtctttctgtttttcttcgaGGGACACTGGATGAACAGATAAAAT ACTGTTTTCAAGTGTACGATTTGAATGGCGATGGCTACATCTCAGCAGAGGAGATGCTCTACCTTCTAAAAGACTGCCTCAAGGAGCAGCCCACAGAGGAGGACCCTGATGAAGGAATCAGGGACCTGGTGGAGATCACACTCACCAACATG GATCACGACCATGATGGCAGAATATCTTTTGCCGACTTTAAAAAGTCAGTGATGGGGGAGAATCTGCTACTGAATGCTTTTGGAGTCTGCCTACCAGACACCATGGTAATTaccaaacagcagctgttaAACACAACAATTTCTGAGAACAGAAGTATGTAA
- the sytl1 gene encoding synaptotagmin-like protein 1 isoform X1, with amino-acid sequence MAGEPGDSPLDLSHLTEAEQSKILQVLQRDLDLRLRDEGRVRVLQETEVDQRRLRSMSGAWFMEERNKRHHTWSSSALVHATIRHKRTKSRVTGLPLIELFNSEGEKVSRGGCSSPEAERRLKDTKEGSQVGLKASPILRTKSPTAQGLQHKHSSASSSKGSDCRSNGYSDDLEEDMDAHKWDSDSMSSNLTEPDPSLLRTSSIGSLHSSTSLGGSMMSLFSSGDFGTVEVRGRIQFSLGYDIRREELIVKVCCCEDIAPARKSHSYPYVKTYLLPDKSTQSKRKTTVKKKTLNPVYDETFRYQVPMGDLQSRTLNLSVWHAEAMRRNVFLGEVEVSLGLWDWTNTQSVWQALQPRVNLNPESITNRGTLTLSIKFIPDGSEGGGLPLTGELHIWLREAHGLLSYKEGSMDSFVKSYILPDASHESGQKTRLVKHSISPTYNHTMVYDGFHTSDLREACAELTVWQRDGMKTHILGGVRLSSGTGQSYGESVSWMDSTEEEVAVWASMIKNPNCWIDTTLPVRSNLARR; translated from the exons ATGGCGGGAGAGCCAGGGGATTCTCCTCTTGACCTGAGCCATCTGACGGAGGCAGAGCAGTCCAAAatcctgcaggtcctgcagcGCGACCTGGATTTGCGTCTACGCGACGAAGGACgtgtgag ggtcctccaggagacagaggtggaTCAGAGACGTTTGCGCTCCATGTCGGGGGCGTGGTTTATGGAAGAGCGCAACAAACGCCATCACACCTGGTCGAGCAGCGCCCTCGTGCATGCCACCATACGCCACAAGCGAACAAAGAGTAGAG TAACCGGCTTACCCCTGATCGAGCTGTTCAacagtgagggagagaaagtcTCGCGCGGTGGCTGCTCCTCTCccgaggcagagaggaggctgaaggacACTAAGGAGGG GAGCCAGGTGGGCTTGAAAGCTTCACCCATACTCAGAACAAAAAGCCCCACTGCCCAG GGTCTCCAACATAAACATAGTTCCGCCTCATCATCAAAAG GATCTGACTGCAGAAGTAATGGCTACTCAGATGACCTTgag GAGGACATGGACGCTCACAAATGGGACAGCGACTCTATGAGCAGCAACCTGACAGAGCCAGATCCATCTTTGTTGAGAACAAGCTCCATCGGCAGCCTGCATTCAAGCACCtcg CTTGGTGGAAGCATGATGAGCCTGTTCAGCTCGGGGGATTTTGGCACCGTGGAGGTGAGAGGCCGCATCCAGTTCTCATTGGGTTACGACATCAGGAGGGAGGAGCTGATCGTCAAAGTGTGCTGCTGCGAGGATATCGCTCCGGCACGCAAGAGCCATTCATATCC ATACGTGAAAACTTACCTCCTGCCAGACAAGTCAACGCAGAGTAAGAGGAAAACgacagtgaagaagaagacTCTAAACCCAGTCTATGATGAGACGTTCAGA taTCAGGTCCCAATGGGAGACCTGCAGAGCCGCACATTAAACCTGTCTGTATGGCATGCTGAGGCCATGCGGAGGAATGTGTTTCTGGGTGAagtggaggtctctctgggccTCTGGGACTGGACCAACACTCAGTCGGTGTGGCAGGCCCTGCAACCAAGG GTCAATTTGAATCCAGAGTCCATAACCAATCGCGGAACCCTCACGCTCTCTATTAAATTCATCCCGGACGGATCTGAAG gtgGCGGTCTGCCTCTAACGGGAGAGCTTCACATCTGGCTTCGAGAGGCACACGGTCTCTTGTCCTACAAAGAAGGCTCCATGGACTCTTTTGTCAAAAG CTACATCCTCCCAGATGCTAGTCACGAGAGTGGTCAAAAGACGCGGCTGGTCAAGCACTCCATCAGCCCGACCTACAACCACACCATGGTGTACGATGGCTTCCACACCAGTGACCTGAGGGAGGCCTGCGCCGAGCTGACGGTCTGGCAGAGAGACGGGATGAAAACCCACATCCTGGGAGGGGTTCGTCTGAGCAGTGGAACTG GTCAGAGTTATGGAGAGAGTGTCAGCTGGATGGactccacagaggaggaggtcgCTGTGTGGGCCTCCATGATCAAAAATCCCAACTGCTGGATTGACACAACCCTACCAGTCAGAAGCAACCTCGCACGCCGGTGA
- the pex1 gene encoding peroxisomal ATPase PEX1, with translation MFSNQGIQPVTLVFNNKKNCFLRLPSKLVTHLSLTENQALELSWGAGSTVFLSWTFGRTSSSQDSHEVELCQQLGEKLGLKDGQQGFLRPCQRVSSVHQVFVEPLASDDWEILELHSATLEEKLLDQIRVVFKDAVFPVWVDNHTVIYILIASLSPSVPYGRLEQSTELIVSPKNRDGIGNFESSLQKKSKKKHFTENQAVEPSSSSSSSLGPSLESTHPTSHQWGALGDLKSLLRYMIKGPESVKELPPVPNIPALFTDSLHRVCGKPPGSLCTISQIVPGVIHLFPVTHESTFMLAGSQPSLTYGLLSRVFSPKEARDKAKQVTEKKKNSDSLGAASVEDRNEMKGKEVVVVRVVCHDMDSYWNGRKIKSGQVWIPSPLAIGWNVAPHSKVRIKPVKSAVKVASFVRLQPINPLPLQSEEEIQAAFLDWLHTQSHEPLACLTPRSGKILFHADDAKLEFVLSVLKPEAENDPPDQLFLLSPAVIQKNIQLERETAAPSATNSATEAPKPDLPSLSVLGGIKDLSETGYEFISNSLLGSPLSQVLCQNGRGLKGGALLITGAKGSGKSSLSKALCGEAREQLDAHVEIVDCKNLQGKRLEAVRQIFQDVFEEAEWRQPSVVLLDDLDQIAGSPTSPEHEHSPEAVQQLHVAQSLMDVVDEMVLRSSLVCLIITSLSERSLHPSLTEAQGSHVIQGFVRLQLPDQAQRAEMLRCLILRKNCISEETLQVLDLAALAKETEGYTPQDLAVLLERAVHANVVQRGSSDDGLCLSQRDFMQALKGFTPPSLWGVDLCTPSGVGLDRVGGLKEVRQQLMDTILLPAKYPVLFSKLPIRLPSGILLFGAPGTGKTLLARAVAKESGMNFISIKGPELLSKYIGASEQAVRDVFQRAQAAKPCILFFDEFDSLAPRRGHDSTGVTDRVVNQLLTQMDGVEGLQGVYVIAATSRPDLIDPALLRPGRLDKSLHCPPPDLEARVEILKALSAGVPMATDVELEKLAAATEQFTGADLKALLYNAQLEAMHSSMCANSPHELSSGSEGDMSLSSMIFPNNSSGSDDSVGEGDPGPGLDPSTALTEPHELQVEEHRENVWRLYYGSSCASELGNSPVSGMNSPCLVLTSGCHPSSSIPPVCAPFLQSGFAELNAEQLELQQDIATIKKNYRRATHHQNNEDCLQVPSSRPGLLLSAAHLNAALAVTRPSLSRDDWNRYTNLYEAFGTKRVGKSNSFALKPGQRVSLA, from the exons atgttTAGTAATCAGGGCATTCAACCTGTCACTCTTGTTTTTAACAACAAGAAAAACTGCTTTCTTAGGCTTCCTTCGAAATTGGTGACACATCTTTCTCTGACTGAG AACCAGGCTCTGGAGTTGTCCTGGGGTGCTGGATCTACAGTTTTCCTCAGTTGGACTTTTGGTAGAACATCCTCCAGCCAGGACAGCCATGAAGTGGAGTTGTGTCAACAGTTAGGGGAGAAGCTGGGCCTGAAAGATGGACAGCAG GGATTTTTGAGACCATGTCAACGGGTTTCATCAGTGCACCAAGTGTTTGTGGAACCATTAGCCAGTGACGACTGGGAAATTTTG GAGCTTCACAGCGCAACGctggaagagaagctcctggatcaAATCCGAGTGGTTTTCAAAGATGCTGTATTTCCTGTGTGGGTGGACAACCACACAGTCATCTACATACTAATAG CGTCACTTTCACCATCTGTGCCCTACGGTCGCCTGGAGCAGTCCACTGAACTAATTGTCTCCCCAAAGAACCGGGATGGAATTGGCAACTTTGAAAGTTCtctgcagaaaaaaagcaagaaaaagcaTTTTACAGAAAACCAAGCTGTGGaaccctcatcttcctcctcctcctccttaggACCATCATTAGAAAGCACACACCCCACTTCTCACCAGTGGGGAGCATTAGGTGACTTGAAGAGCCTGTTACGTTATATGATAAAGGGACCTGAATCAGTTAAAGAACTCCCACCTGTACCCAATATTCCCGCTCTCTTCACTGACTCCCTGCACAGAGTCTGTGGTAAACCTCCAGGCTCTCTTTGCACGATCAGCCAAATTGTACCTGGTGTTATTCACTTATTTCCTGTAACCCATGAGTCAACATTTATGCTAGCTGGTAGTCAACCCTCATTGACTTACGGCCTGCTGTCCAGAGTTTTCTCACCTAAAGAAGCGAGAGACAAAGCCAAGCAGGtcacagagaaaaagaagaactCAGACAGTCTTGGAGCCGCTTctgttgaagacagaaatgagatgaaaggcaaggaggtggtggtggtcaGGGTGGTGTGTCATGATATGGATAGCTATTGGAATGGACGGAAAATCAAAAGTGGACAAGTGTGG ATCCCTTCACCTCTGGCCATTGGGTGGAATGTCGCTCCACATTCAAAAGTTAGAATCAAACCAGTAAAGTCAGCTGTAAAGGTGGCCTCCTTTGTTCGCCTCCAACCAATAAACCCACTG CCTTTGCAGAGTGAAGAGGAAATCCAGGCAGCCTTCCTTGATTGGTTACACACTCAGAGTCACGAACCGCTGGCCTGTCTGACTCCACGGTCTGGGAAAATCCTCTTTCACGCAGATGACG CCAAATTAGAGTTTGTTTTAAGTGTGTTGAAACCAGAAGCTGAGAACGACCCTCCAGACCAGCTTTTTTTACTCTCGCCTGCTGTCATCCAGAAGAACATACAG TTAGAGAGAGAAACAGCGGCCCCGTCGGCAACCAACTCAGCCACTGAAGCCCCCAAACCGGACCTGCCCTCACTCAGTGTTTTAGG GGGGATCAAGGACCTTAGTGAGACTGGTTACGAATTCATCTCCAACAGCCTTCTGGGTAGTCCCCTCTCACAGGTTCTCTGTCAGAATGGGCGTGGTCTCAAAGGAGGCGCTTTGCTAATCACCGGCGCTAAG GGAAGTGGGAAGAGTTCACTTTCCAAAGCTCTTTGTGGAGAAGCGAGAGAACAGCTGGATGCACACGTGGAGATAGTGGACTGCAAAAATCTGCAAG GCAAAAGATTGGAAGCAGTGAGGCAGATTTTCCAGGATGTTTTTGAAGAGGCAGAGTGGAGGCAGCCCTCGGTGGTTCTTCTGGATGACTTGGACCAGATTGCTGGGTCGCCAACCTCGCCGGAGCACGAGCACAGCCCGGAGGCAGTGCAACAGCTCCACGTTGCCCAGA GCCTGATGGATGTGGTGGACGAGATGGTGCTGCGCTCCAGTCTAGTGTGCTTGATCATCACCAGCTTGAGCGAGCgttccctccacccctccctgaCCGAGGCTCAGGGATCCCACGTGATCCAGGGCTTCGTTCGACTTCAGTTACCGGACCAG GCTCAAAGAGCCGAAATGCTACGATGTCTGATCCTCAGAAAAAACTGCATATCAGAGGAAACCTTACAGGTGTTAGACCTGGCAGCTCTGGCGAAGGAGACGGAGGGATATACACCCCAAGATTTGGCGGTGCTGTTAGAGCGCGCTGTGCACGCAAACGTTGTACAGAGAGGCAGCAGTGACGACG GCTTGTGTCTGTCACAGAGGGACTTTATGCAGGCTCTCAAGGGGTTCACACCACCATCGCTCTGGGGTGTTGACCTCTGCACACCGAGTGGAGTCGGGCTGGACAGGGtggggggactgaaggaggtgcggcagcagctgatggacacTATTCTGCTCCCTGCAAAG TATCCTGTCTTGTTCTCCAAACTGCCGATCCGCCTCCCTTCTGGAATACTGCTTTTCGGAGCTCCCGGGACAGGAAAGACCCTGCTGGCCAGAGCCGTGGCCAAGGAAAGTGGTATGAACTTCATTAGCATCAAG GGACCCGAGCTTCTTAGTAAGTACATCGGTGCAAGCGAGCAGGCAGTCCGTGATGTCTTCCAGAG GGCTCAAGCTGCCAAGCCGTGCATCCTGTTCTTTGATGAGTTTGACTCTCTGGCGCCCAGGAGGGGTCACGACAGCACGGGTGTCACGGATCGCGTGGTCAATCAGCTTCTCACCCAGATGGATGGAGTGGAGGGACTGCAAG GCGTCTACGTCATCGCTGCCACCAGTCGCCCTGATCTGATCGACCCCGCTCTGTTGAGACCTGGACGACTGGACAAGTCTCTCCACTGTCCCCCTCCTGACCTG GAGGCTCGTGTGGAGATCCTGAAGGCTCTGAGTGCTGGTGTTCCCATGGCGACTGACGTGGAGCTGGAAAAGCTGGCAGCTGCGACGGAGCAGTTCACCGGCGCGGATCTGAAGGCCCTGCTCTACAACGCCCAGCTGGAGGCCATGCACAGCAGCATGTGCGCCAACTCACCACAC GAGCTGAGCTCTGGTTCTGAAGGCGACATGAGCCTGTCCTCAATGATCTTCCCGAACAACAGCAGCGGCTCCGATGATTCGGTAGGGGAGGGAGATCCAGGCCCGGGGCTTGACCCATCAACGGCACTCACGGAACCTCACGAGCTGCAAGTGGAGGAGCACCGTGAGAATGTCTGGAGGCTCTACTATGGAAGCTCCTGTGCATCGGAGCTGGGGAATTCACCAGTATCTGGAATG AACTCCCCGTGCCTCGTGCTTACTTCGGGCTGCCATCCCAGCAGCTCCATCCCACCCGTCTGTGCGCCCTTCCTCCAGAGCGGTTTTGCAGAATTGAAtgcagagcagctggagctaCAGCAAGACATCGCCACCATTAAGAAGAACTACAGGAGAGCCACCCACCATCAGAACAAT gaggacTGCCTCCAGGTGCCATCCAGCCGGCCGGGGCTGTTGCTGAGTGCAGCTCATTTAAATGCTGCCCTGGCAGTGACCAGACCATCGCTCAGCAGAGACGACTGGAACCGATACACAAACCT ATATGAAGCTTTTGGCACCAAAAGAGTTGGAAAATCTAATTCATTCGCTTTAAAACCCGGACAACGTGTGAGCTTAGCCTGA
- the rbm48 gene encoding RNA-binding protein 48: MAAPVGSSSGCWSAPEVYRHHEQRRVCISRPKYREGRKAKAVKVYTINLESRYVMIQGVPAIGVMSELIQLCALYGVVEEYRPLDEYPAEEFTEVYLVKFQKLTSARAAKRYMDEKSFYGGVLHVCYVPEYETVEDTRLKLQDRKRYVVRTVQNKAREEEKRRILKEDTVSADLATTSETIITRPDTEKPETSNIGHYYGFPLLPLPPQESPYNPHRGMPKEDKMGTLYTAVTETNPQPISGSSQPSSDRDRSTRQKVNSEQSAAVRFVPRTTQLENRKRKMEEDVEHLSADPQSNNEPLIGPKLPEPPKIDMEDESLNTTMNMIRNTMKKVESVSCPKPLEKKVKPRRRI, from the exons ATGGCGGCGCCCGTCGGTAGTAGTTCGGGCTGCTGGAGCGCTCCGGAGGTTTATAGACACCACGAACAGCGCCGAGTTTGCATTTCTCGACCAAAATATagggaaggcagaaaagcaaaAGCGGTGAAG GTTTACACCATCAACCTAGAATCTCGGTACGTTATGATCCAGGGGGTTCCAGCCATTGGAGTGATGTCAGAGTTAATCCAGCTGTGTGCCCTTTATGGGGTTGTAGAGGAGTACAGGCCCCTGGATGAGTATCCAGCCGAGGAGTTCACAGAGGTCTATCTTGTCAAGTTCCAGAAACTCACCAGTGCCAG AGCAGCCAAACGCTACATGGATGAGAAGAGTTTCTATGGTGGAGTGCTGCATGTGTGCTACGTCCCAGAATATGAGACTGTGGAAGACACCAGACTAAAGCTGCAAGACAGGAAGAGATATGTGGTCAGAACTGTTCAAAACAAAG CtagggaagaggaaaagaggaggatttTAAAGGAGGACACAGTGTCAGCAGACCTTGCCACCACATCGGAGACCATTATTACCAGGCCCGACACAGAAAAGCCGGAGACGTCAAACATTGGCCATTATTATGGCTTTCCTCTGCTGCCATTACCTCCACAAGAAAGTCCTTACAACCCACACAGAGGCATGCCAAAAGAGGACAAAATGGGGACATTATACACTGCTGTTACAGAGACAAACCCACAGCCAATTTCAGGCTCCAGCCAACCTTCTTCAGACAGGGACAGAAGCACCAGACAAAAGGTGAACTCAGAACAGTCTGCTGCAGTCAGATTTGTCCCTCGGACCACACAGCTGGAGAACAGGAAACGCAAGATGGAGGAAGATGTGGAACATTTGTCGGCTGATCCTCAAAGTAACAATGAGCCCCTTATTGGACCAAAGCTTCCGGAACCACCTAAAATCGACATGGAGGACGAGTCACTGAACACAACGATGAACATGATTAGGAACACTATGAAAAAG GTGGAATCTGTCTCTTGTCCCAAACCATTGGAGAAAAAGGTCAAACCACGTAGACGGATTTGA